A DNA window from Leptolyngbya sp. KIOST-1 contains the following coding sequences:
- a CDS encoding heavy-metal-associated domain-containing protein, with product MTLQLTVPDLACSACVDTVTKAIQAIDGAAQVSADPKTKQVDVTTTASDAAVKQAVTDAGYTVA from the coding sequence ATGACCCTTCAACTCACCGTGCCCGACCTGGCCTGCTCCGCCTGTGTTGATACCGTCACCAAAGCCATTCAGGCGATCGATGGGGCCGCCCAGGTCAGCGCCGACCCCAAGACCAAGCAGGTGGACGTCACCACCACCGCCTCCGACGCGGCGGTCAAGCAGGCCGTGACCGATGCTGGCTACACCGTGGCCTGA
- a CDS encoding phosphoketolase: protein MIAATPTQQQPLSAEQLQHLHAYWCAANYLSVGQIYLLDNPLLREPLKLEHIKPRLLGHWGTTPGLNFIYAHLNRVIKAQDLNMIYIAGPGHGGPGMVANTYLEGTYSELYPNISQDAEGMKKLFKQFSFPGGIPSHAAPETPGSIHEGGELGYALVHAYGAAFDNPDLIVACVVGDGEAETGPLATSWHSNKFLNPARDGAVLPILHLNGYKIANPTVLARLPQEQLESLFVGYGYRPYFVEGSEPEAMHQLMASTLDAAIADIKQIQREAQVHGFQQRPLYPMIILRSPKGWTGPESVDGKKTEDYWRSHQVPFSEMASNPDHIGLLERWMKSYKPEERFDEDGRLVPELAELAPTGDRRMGANPHANGGLLLRDLRMPDFRDYAVEVNNPGTEMTESTRVLGQFLRDVMQRNLDSRNFRVMSPDENNSNRLNALLEVTDRVSTAEILPTDDHVAPTGRVMEVLSEHMCQGWLEGYLLTGRHGFFSCYEAFIHIVDSMFNQHAKWLETCIDIPWRRPIASLNYLLTSHVWRQDHNGFSHQDPGFIDVVTNKKAKVVRVYLPPDANTLLSVADHCLRSRQYVNVIIAGKQPELQWLDMETAIQHCTAGVGIWEWASNDRGGEPDVVMACAGDVPTLETLAAVDFLRSQFADLKIRVVNVVDLMTLQPQSEHPHGLSDWDFDAIFTADKPVIFAFHGYPWLIHRLTYRRTNHPNFHVRGYKEEGTTTTPFDMVVLNELDRFNLARDVIDRVPKLRKVGAYVKQAIRDKLIEHKHFVTTHGKDLAEVEDWTWQYYNGDRSREDTGESDRDTPAQKGAEGTAQSRN, encoded by the coding sequence ATGATTGCCGCCACGCCCACCCAGCAACAGCCCCTGAGTGCCGAGCAGCTCCAGCATCTGCACGCCTACTGGTGCGCGGCGAACTACCTCTCGGTGGGGCAGATCTACCTGCTCGACAATCCGCTGCTGCGCGAACCGCTCAAGCTAGAGCACATCAAGCCTCGCCTGCTGGGCCACTGGGGCACCACGCCGGGCCTGAACTTTATCTACGCCCACCTGAACCGGGTGATCAAGGCCCAGGATCTGAACATGATCTACATCGCTGGGCCGGGGCACGGCGGGCCGGGCATGGTAGCCAACACCTATCTAGAAGGCACCTACAGTGAGCTGTACCCCAACATTTCCCAGGATGCCGAGGGGATGAAAAAACTGTTCAAGCAGTTTTCGTTTCCCGGCGGCATTCCCAGCCACGCTGCCCCCGAAACCCCCGGCTCGATTCACGAGGGGGGCGAGCTGGGCTATGCCCTGGTGCACGCCTACGGGGCCGCCTTCGACAACCCCGACCTGATTGTGGCCTGCGTGGTGGGCGACGGCGAGGCCGAAACCGGGCCGCTGGCCACCAGCTGGCACTCGAACAAGTTTCTCAACCCGGCCCGAGATGGGGCGGTGCTGCCGATTTTGCACCTGAATGGCTACAAGATTGCCAACCCCACGGTGCTGGCCCGGCTGCCCCAGGAGCAGTTGGAAAGCCTGTTTGTGGGCTACGGCTACCGGCCCTACTTTGTGGAGGGCTCTGAGCCGGAGGCGATGCACCAGCTAATGGCGAGCACCCTGGATGCGGCGATCGCCGACATTAAGCAAATTCAGCGCGAGGCCCAGGTACACGGGTTTCAGCAGCGGCCCCTTTACCCAATGATCATTCTGCGATCGCCCAAGGGCTGGACCGGGCCAGAGTCGGTGGACGGCAAAAAGACTGAGGACTACTGGCGCTCGCACCAGGTGCCCTTTTCTGAAATGGCCAGCAATCCCGACCACATTGGGCTGCTGGAGCGCTGGATGAAGAGCTACAAGCCCGAGGAGCGCTTTGACGAGGACGGGCGGCTGGTGCCCGAACTGGCCGAGCTGGCCCCGACGGGCGATCGCCGGATGGGGGCCAATCCCCACGCCAACGGCGGCCTGCTGCTGCGTGACCTGCGTATGCCAGATTTTCGCGACTACGCCGTTGAGGTAAACAACCCCGGCACCGAGATGACCGAGTCGACCCGCGTGCTGGGCCAGTTTTTGCGCGACGTGATGCAGCGCAACCTGGACAGCCGCAACTTTCGGGTGATGAGCCCCGACGAGAACAATTCCAACCGGCTGAACGCGCTGCTGGAGGTCACCGATCGCGTCTCCACCGCCGAAATTTTGCCCACCGACGACCACGTTGCCCCCACAGGCCGAGTGATGGAGGTGTTGAGCGAGCACATGTGCCAGGGCTGGCTGGAGGGCTACCTGCTCACCGGTCGCCACGGCTTTTTCTCGTGTTACGAGGCGTTTATTCACATTGTCGATTCGATGTTTAACCAGCATGCCAAGTGGCTGGAAACCTGTATCGATATTCCCTGGCGCAGGCCGATCGCCTCGCTTAACTACCTGCTCACCTCCCACGTATGGCGGCAGGACCACAACGGCTTTAGCCACCAGGACCCCGGCTTTATCGATGTAGTTACCAACAAAAAGGCGAAGGTGGTGCGGGTGTACCTGCCCCCCGACGCCAACACGCTGCTCTCGGTGGCCGACCACTGCCTGCGCAGCCGTCAGTACGTCAACGTGATCATCGCCGGGAAACAGCCCGAGTTGCAGTGGCTCGACATGGAGACCGCCATTCAGCACTGCACCGCTGGGGTCGGCATCTGGGAGTGGGCCAGCAACGACAGGGGCGGCGAACCCGATGTGGTGATGGCCTGCGCAGGCGACGTGCCTACCCTGGAAACCCTGGCGGCGGTAGACTTTTTGCGATCGCAGTTTGCCGATCTTAAAATTCGGGTGGTGAACGTGGTCGATTTGATGACCCTGCAACCCCAGAGCGAGCATCCCCACGGCCTCTCCGACTGGGACTTCGATGCCATCTTCACCGCCGACAAGCCCGTCATCTTCGCCTTCCATGGATACCCCTGGCTGATTCACCGGCTTACCTACCGTCGCACTAACCACCCCAACTTCCACGTGCGCGGCTACAAAGAAGAGGGCACCACCACCACCCCCTTCGACATGGTGGTGCTGAACGAACTCGACCGCTTTAATCTGGCCCGCGACGTGATCGATCGCGTGCCCAAGCTGCGAAAAGTGGGAGCCTACGTCAAACAGGCTATCCGCGACAAGCTGATCGAGCACAAGCACTTTGTCACCACCCACGGCAAAGATCTGGCCGAAGTCGAGGACTGGACCTGGCAGTACTACAACGGCGATCGT